From the genome of Vigna angularis cultivar LongXiaoDou No.4 chromosome 11, ASM1680809v1, whole genome shotgun sequence, one region includes:
- the LOC108333523 gene encoding cyanidin 3-O-galactoside 2''-O-xylosyltransferase FGGT1 — protein MDSSSLHIAMFPWFAMGHLTPYLHLSNKLAKRGHKISFFIPRKTQSKLEQFNLFPDLITFYPINVPHVEGLPLGAETTSDVSVSLVTLIMTALDRTERDIELLLVDLKPQIVFFDFTYWLPSITSRLGIKSLLYLVISPATLSYTTVPERMNHKGTLTELDLMQPPLDYPVSSIKLHAHEAKFLASMRNLESGSGILFYDRIYGCLTLSDAIGFKGCREIEGPFVDYLAQQFGKRVLLSGPIIPEPPNTVLEEKWSTWLGRFKDDSVVFCALGSEWKLSHDQFQELVLGLELTGLPFLVAVKVPIGFETIEAALPEGFKERVEGRGIVHSEWIQQQLILEHPSVGCFITHCGVGSLTEALVNKCQKVLLPQLRGDNVISARMMGRNLKVGVEVEKSEENCLFTKESVGKAVKSVMDEENEIGREIRANHAKWRNFLTSHDLESICVDDFCQKLRDLIK, from the coding sequence ATGGATTCATCTTCTTTGCACATAGCAATGTTTCCATGGTTTGCCATGGGTCATTTAACACCTTATCTCCATCTCTCCAACAAATTAGCAAAGAGAGGACACAAAATCTCCTTCTTCAtccccagaaaaacacaatccAAGTTAGAGCAATTCAACCTCTTCCCAGATCTCATCACCTTTTACCCTATCAATGTTCCTCATGTTGAAGGTCTTCCTCTTGGTGCAGAAACTACTTCCGATGTGTCTGTCTCCTTAGTTACACTGATCATGACAGCTTTGGACCGCACTGAGAGGGATATAGAGCTTCTACTCGTAGATTTAAAGCCACAAATTGTTTTTTTTGACTTCACATATTGGCTACCAAGCATTACTTCTCGCTTGGGGATCAAATCCTTACTATACTTGGTTATTAGCCCTGCCACCCTATCTTACACAACAGTCCCTGAAAGGATGAACCACAAGGGTACCTTAACTGAACTTGACCTTATGCAACCTCCTCTTGATTACCCCGTATCATCTATCAAACTTCATGCCCATGAAGCTAAATTCCTTGCTTCTATGAGGAACTTGGAGTCTGGTAGTGGTATTCTATTTTATGATCGCATCTATGGTTGTCTAACCTTATCAGATGCAATTGGGTTCAAAGGTTGTAGAGAAATTGAGGGGCCTTTTGTTGACTACCTTGCACAGCAGTTTGGGAAGCGTGTTCTCCTTTCAGGTCCTATCATACCTGAGCCACCCAACACTGTTTTAGAGGAAAAATGGAGTACGTGGCTTGGAAGGTTCAAGGATGATTCTGTGGTTTTCTGTGCACTTGGTAGTGAATGGAAATTATCACACGATCAATTCCAAGAATTGGTACTGGGTCTTGAACTAACAGGACTTCCATTTTTGGTTGCTGTAAAAGTTCCAATTGGGTTTGAGACAATTGAAGCTGCGCTGCCAGAAGGGTTTAAGGAAAGGGTCGAAGGGAGAGGGATTGTTCACAGTGAATGGATACAACAACAGTTGATTTTGGAACATCCATCAGTGGGTTGTTTCATAACACACTGTGGTGTTGGTTCGTTAACTGAGGCATTAGTAAACAAGTGTCAAAAGGTGTTACTGCCACAACTTCGTGGTGACAATGTCATTAGTGCAAGGATGATGGGTAGAAACTTAAAGGTTGGGGTTGAAGTggagaaaagtgaagaaaactGTTTGTTCACAAAGGAGAGTGTGGGCAAAGCAGTGAAGAGTGTGATGGATGAGGAGAATGAGATTGGCAGAGAAATTAGAGCAAATCATGCCAAATGGAGGAATTTCTTGACCAGCCATGATTTAGAGTCAATTTGTGTTGATGACTTTTGTCAGAAGCTTCGagatttaatcaaataa